The region ATGACGTTGGAGTTCGTGACGCTTTTCATCAAACGGGACTCCATTTCTCGAATCCTGACTAACCATCACAGAAATTTTGTCCAGCTTTTGTCTGTCTTTTGACCACCTTCTGTCCATCTTCTGACCAGCTTTCCCACCCCAAGAAATCGCTTCGCAATTTCTTGGGGACCCCGGGTCTGGAATCGATTCTGCCGAAGCTGTAGGCTTCCAGCCGCTACTTTTGGGGAGTATTTGACCATGATTCCTGACCGCAAAGAGTTAAATCTGACTTGGTTCGAGGTCCCCAACGGGGTGCGCAGCAACCTGTTGGGGTGAATTAATCCTGACCTCGTTTCGGTATGGCTTGACAGAGCGTCTTTAACTCCTTATCATCCCGCATGCCTGAGCGTCTTCTTGACGAAGTCACCGATATTGAACTTGTTGAACGCGCACTGCTCGAAGATAAGATTGCCCAGCGCGAGCTTGTTATCCGCTACCAGGGACCTATTTATGCCTATATTTATCGCTGGATGCGCAATCGCGCAGATGCCGAGGACCTCACTCAGGACGTCTTCATAAAGGTATTCCGGGCGCTTGGCACATATTCCAGGCAATCGAGCTTCAGGGCGTGGATTTATCGTATTGCCCGTAATCGGGTTATAGATTTCCTTCGCAGGAAGAAACCGCAATCTGTCGATATAGAAGTTGATGAATTGGAAGACATAGAGGATGGATGCACTCCATCCGAGATATA is a window of bacterium DNA encoding:
- a CDS encoding sigma-70 family RNA polymerase sigma factor; this translates as MPERLLDEVTDIELVERALLEDKIAQRELVIRYQGPIYAYIYRWMRNRADAEDLTQDVFIKVFRALGTYSRQSSFRAWIYRIARNRVIDFLRRKKPQSVDIEVDELEDIEDGCTPSEIYESTSQSQKLRDAVDSLPPLYREVLLLRHRDELSYEEIVETTGLVLGTVKARLHRARNILKQRLDEVKHL